In Salmo trutta chromosome 37, fSalTru1.1, whole genome shotgun sequence, the following proteins share a genomic window:
- the LOC115176895 gene encoding myelin protein zero-like protein 3 isoform X2 — protein sequence MEKCRLSAVLLLAHIGLSSVLEAQVSVDSHVTGYLGNDVTLHCKLLQGNLTQAEWQWEESKTKKVSIAVFSPDLGQNISGSPLKGRLEFAGDSTADSSITIKYVEMTDAGKYTCILTAFPSGSSEITTILTVLNHIPPPSSGTVAGIVTAALLVTVVVTATAYLIIVRKRHKALFNPSVSIDASSLVVNADRTGTGREQDLVYSEIVRFNIAKSKAHDPSGEDQKDADVKPAEDVTYSAVAVGNQHPSREDTVYSQVVKKDWDIDDVWTV from the exons ATGGAAAAATGCAGACTGTCTGCCGTTTTGCTGCTGGCACACATTGGCCTCTCTTCAG TGTTGGAAGCTCAGGTCAGTGTTGATTCACATGTGACGGGGTACCTGGGTAATGATGTCACACTGCATTGTAAGTTGCTCCAGGGCAATCTCACTCAGGCTGAGTGGCAGTGGGAGGAATCAAAGACTAAAAAGGTTTCCATAGCTGTCTTTAGCCCTGACTTAGGGCAAAACATTTCTGGGTCACCCCTAAAAGGGAGGTTGGAGTTCGCTGGAGATTCCACAGCTGATTCCTCTATTACTATAAAATATGTGGAGATGACTGATGCAGGGAAATACACCTGTATCCTGACAGCCTTCCCCAGCGGCTCATCTGAGATAACAACCATCCTCACTGTACTGA ATCACATTCCACCTCCATCATCTGGCACGGTTGCTGGGATTGTTACCGCAGCCCTCCTGGTAACAGTTGTTGTGACAGCCACAGCTTACCTCATCATTGTCAGGAAGAG GCACAAGGCTTTATTTAACCCCTCTGTCAGCATTG ATGCAAGCAGCCTGGTGGTCAAtgcagacaggacaggaacaggaaGAGAACAG GACCTGGTTTATTCTGAGATCGTCAGATTCAACATTGCCAAGAGCAAAGCACATGACCCATCTGGAGAAGACCAGAAAGATGCAGACGTCAAGCCAGCTGAGGATGTCACCTACTCTGCAGTGGCAGTGGGGAACCAGCATCCTTCAAGGGAAGACACAGTTTACTCTCAGGTGGTGAAAAAGGACTGGGACATAGATGATGTATGGACTGTCTAA
- the LOC115176895 gene encoding myelin protein zero-like protein 3 isoform X1 has translation MEKCRLSAVLLLAHIGLSSVVLEAQVSVDSHVTGYLGNDVTLHCKLLQGNLTQAEWQWEESKTKKVSIAVFSPDLGQNISGSPLKGRLEFAGDSTADSSITIKYVEMTDAGKYTCILTAFPSGSSEITTILTVLNHIPPPSSGTVAGIVTAALLVTVVVTATAYLIIVRKRHKALFNPSVSIDASSLVVNADRTGTGREQDLVYSEIVRFNIAKSKAHDPSGEDQKDADVKPAEDVTYSAVAVGNQHPSREDTVYSQVVKKDWDIDDVWTV, from the exons ATGGAAAAATGCAGACTGTCTGCCGTTTTGCTGCTGGCACACATTGGCCTCTCTTCAG TAGTGTTGGAAGCTCAGGTCAGTGTTGATTCACATGTGACGGGGTACCTGGGTAATGATGTCACACTGCATTGTAAGTTGCTCCAGGGCAATCTCACTCAGGCTGAGTGGCAGTGGGAGGAATCAAAGACTAAAAAGGTTTCCATAGCTGTCTTTAGCCCTGACTTAGGGCAAAACATTTCTGGGTCACCCCTAAAAGGGAGGTTGGAGTTCGCTGGAGATTCCACAGCTGATTCCTCTATTACTATAAAATATGTGGAGATGACTGATGCAGGGAAATACACCTGTATCCTGACAGCCTTCCCCAGCGGCTCATCTGAGATAACAACCATCCTCACTGTACTGA ATCACATTCCACCTCCATCATCTGGCACGGTTGCTGGGATTGTTACCGCAGCCCTCCTGGTAACAGTTGTTGTGACAGCCACAGCTTACCTCATCATTGTCAGGAAGAG GCACAAGGCTTTATTTAACCCCTCTGTCAGCATTG ATGCAAGCAGCCTGGTGGTCAAtgcagacaggacaggaacaggaaGAGAACAG GACCTGGTTTATTCTGAGATCGTCAGATTCAACATTGCCAAGAGCAAAGCACATGACCCATCTGGAGAAGACCAGAAAGATGCAGACGTCAAGCCAGCTGAGGATGTCACCTACTCTGCAGTGGCAGTGGGGAACCAGCATCCTTCAAGGGAAGACACAGTTTACTCTCAGGTGGTGAAAAAGGACTGGGACATAGATGATGTATGGACTGTCTAA